One part of the Arthrobacter sp. EM1 genome encodes these proteins:
- a CDS encoding class F sortase has protein sequence MTTTNFGRRGSLLASAAVGLLLLAGCSAGNAEISAGASGAARSASPTPNTSTASATATSPAPATVSAQALPTVLPKSTPASLSIPAIGVQTELLGLGLRDNKSLQVPPDGPGAPAGWYNGSPTPGERGPAVLLGHVNAVGGGPGVFANLRSLTAGTPVTIQRTDGSTATFTVDRAAAYGKDAFPTLEVYGNTTAAELRLITCDGYDPATGLFDDNYVVYATLQT, from the coding sequence ATGACGACAACGAATTTCGGCCGCCGCGGAAGCCTGCTGGCCTCCGCGGCGGTTGGACTTCTGCTCCTTGCCGGCTGCTCGGCAGGCAACGCAGAAATATCCGCCGGCGCCTCCGGTGCGGCACGGTCAGCGTCGCCAACACCGAACACATCCACGGCTTCGGCGACGGCCACCAGCCCGGCACCGGCCACGGTGTCCGCCCAGGCCCTTCCCACTGTGCTGCCGAAATCTACTCCTGCCTCGCTCTCCATCCCGGCGATCGGCGTCCAGACTGAACTCCTCGGCCTGGGCCTGCGGGATAACAAGTCTCTTCAGGTGCCGCCGGACGGCCCCGGAGCACCGGCTGGCTGGTACAACGGATCACCCACCCCCGGTGAACGCGGACCGGCCGTCCTGCTGGGCCACGTCAACGCGGTCGGCGGCGGACCCGGAGTTTTCGCCAACCTCCGCAGCCTTACCGCTGGAACACCTGTCACCATCCAACGGACCGACGGCTCCACCGCAACGTTCACGGTTGACCGGGCCGCAGCTTATGGCAAGGACGCGTTCCCCACCCTGGAGGTCTACGGCAATACGACTGCGGCCGAACTGCGGCTGATCACCTGCGATGGATACGATCCAGCCACGGGACTGTTCGACGACAACTACGTCGTCTACGCCACGCTCCAAACCTGA
- a CDS encoding DUF4118 domain-containing protein: protein MARGTLRIFLGAAPGVGKTYAMLEEAHRLSRRGEDVVVAWALDHGRSDTSALLEGLEVVPSKHLAYRGTEFVEMDLDAVLARAPGTSVVDEYAHSNIPGSRHAKRWEDIDELLDAGINVLSTVNIQHLASLGDVVSAITNVRQAETVPDDIVRRADQIHLVDISPELLRQRLGDGKIYSGDKIDAALTNYFRLGNLTALRELALLWLADRVDEGLARYRAEQGIEATWPARERIVVGLTGGPEGEILIRRGARILNRVNGGDLLAVHVRAADGVAGESPQALEAQRRLILDLGGSYHVVTGEDPADALLDFARSVNATQIVVGISRHKRLAGLLGSLLGGGTGTRVVRDSGDIDVHMVSHPLGGRGAGPRRQRDLGRIRVAAGFVLSVVLPVLLQMLLSLNPDRNVATAALIQLAGSVAVALVGGLWPAVLAALWSSLLVNYFSTPPLGNLTISDPQNLLALLVFVGVSAAVAVVVDLSARRSKEASRARAEAATLGDLTRSAGRAEDTLKGLLDQALDVFQVSGAVLYSSAGNPGTGGAGKAGWRLVAQAGTVPSAGLDGAENIEEIDSTTRLVLSGRTLPASDRRLLGAFGVHLAAQLERQQLAASRRDVVRLAEGNTMRTAILRAVSHDLRTPLAGIKLAVGGLRQPDVHYTDEEEQELLATIDECSDRLDALVGNLLDMSRITSDSVNPLIRPARWYDVMPAALQGIPAGRVRIELPGNMPEVEADAGMLERVIANIVENAVKYAPDSDVVIVGAAGGLSHATLGGQPAGELRIIDHGQGVPAESVVRMFQPFQRLDDVPQATGVGLGLAVAKGFTEAMGGTLTAEGTPAGGLTMVIRLPLSPGAAFHQTGAQTGGQTRRQAQPALPRPLNTQPASATEATQ, encoded by the coding sequence ATGGCCCGTGGCACGCTGCGGATCTTCCTGGGAGCCGCGCCCGGGGTCGGTAAAACCTACGCGATGCTTGAGGAAGCGCACCGCTTAAGCCGGCGCGGCGAGGACGTTGTGGTCGCCTGGGCCCTGGACCATGGGCGCAGCGACACCAGTGCCCTGCTAGAGGGGCTGGAAGTTGTGCCGTCCAAGCACCTGGCATACCGCGGGACGGAGTTTGTGGAAATGGACCTGGACGCCGTTCTTGCACGGGCTCCCGGCACCTCGGTAGTGGACGAATATGCCCACTCCAACATTCCCGGCAGCCGCCATGCCAAAAGGTGGGAGGACATCGACGAACTCCTCGATGCCGGCATCAACGTTTTGTCCACGGTCAACATCCAGCATCTGGCATCCCTGGGCGACGTCGTCAGCGCCATCACCAACGTCCGCCAGGCCGAGACCGTGCCGGACGACATCGTCCGCCGGGCAGACCAGATCCACTTGGTTGACATTTCCCCTGAGCTGCTGCGCCAGCGGCTGGGCGATGGCAAAATCTACAGCGGCGACAAGATTGACGCGGCCCTGACGAACTACTTCCGGCTGGGCAACCTCACCGCCCTGCGGGAACTGGCACTTCTCTGGCTGGCTGACCGGGTGGATGAAGGCCTGGCCAGGTACCGCGCTGAACAGGGCATCGAGGCTACCTGGCCCGCCCGGGAGCGGATTGTTGTGGGCCTGACCGGCGGCCCCGAAGGGGAGATCCTGATCCGCCGCGGGGCCCGGATCCTGAACCGCGTCAATGGCGGGGACCTGCTGGCCGTGCACGTCCGGGCGGCTGACGGCGTGGCGGGCGAATCACCCCAAGCTCTCGAAGCCCAGCGTCGTTTGATCCTGGACCTGGGCGGCAGCTACCACGTCGTGACCGGCGAGGATCCGGCTGACGCGCTGCTGGACTTCGCCCGCAGCGTCAACGCCACCCAGATTGTCGTCGGCATCTCACGCCACAAGCGGCTCGCGGGCCTCCTGGGAAGCCTGCTCGGCGGCGGCACCGGGACCAGGGTCGTGCGCGACTCCGGTGACATCGACGTCCACATGGTCTCCCACCCCCTCGGCGGCCGCGGCGCCGGTCCGCGGCGGCAACGGGACCTCGGGCGGATCCGTGTCGCCGCGGGTTTTGTCCTGTCCGTCGTACTTCCTGTACTGCTGCAGATGCTGCTCTCGCTGAACCCGGACCGGAATGTTGCCACCGCAGCACTCATCCAGCTCGCCGGGTCCGTCGCCGTCGCGCTGGTCGGCGGACTCTGGCCCGCCGTCCTGGCCGCCCTCTGGAGCAGCCTCCTGGTCAACTATTTCTCCACACCCCCACTGGGCAACCTGACCATCAGCGACCCGCAGAATCTTCTCGCCCTGTTGGTCTTTGTGGGCGTCTCCGCGGCCGTTGCCGTCGTCGTCGACCTCTCCGCCCGCCGGTCCAAGGAAGCCTCGCGCGCACGGGCGGAGGCAGCCACGCTGGGGGACCTCACCCGCAGCGCCGGCCGTGCCGAGGACACCCTAAAGGGACTCCTCGATCAGGCCCTGGACGTGTTCCAGGTCAGTGGCGCGGTCCTCTACAGTTCCGCCGGAAACCCCGGCACTGGAGGGGCAGGGAAGGCCGGCTGGCGGCTCGTGGCACAGGCCGGCACAGTCCCTTCCGCCGGCCTTGACGGTGCGGAAAACATCGAAGAGATCGACTCCACAACCCGCCTCGTCCTCTCCGGACGGACACTGCCCGCCAGTGACAGACGGTTGCTCGGTGCGTTCGGCGTGCACCTGGCCGCGCAGCTGGAGCGCCAGCAGCTGGCGGCCAGCCGCCGGGACGTCGTGCGGCTTGCCGAGGGCAACACGATGCGGACCGCCATTCTCCGTGCGGTCTCCCACGACCTTCGGACACCGCTGGCGGGCATCAAACTGGCCGTCGGCGGCCTCAGGCAGCCGGACGTCCACTACACCGACGAGGAGGAACAAGAGCTGCTCGCGACCATAGACGAATGCTCTGACCGGCTGGATGCGCTGGTGGGCAACCTGCTGGACATGTCCCGGATCACCTCCGATTCCGTCAATCCGCTCATCAGGCCAGCGCGCTGGTACGACGTGATGCCTGCCGCTCTGCAGGGAATCCCGGCCGGCCGGGTGCGGATCGAGCTGCCCGGCAATATGCCCGAAGTCGAGGCTGACGCCGGAATGCTGGAACGCGTCATCGCAAATATCGTGGAGAACGCCGTCAAGTACGCACCGGACTCCGACGTTGTGATTGTAGGAGCAGCAGGCGGGCTCAGCCACGCAACGCTGGGTGGCCAGCCTGCGGGGGAACTGCGCATCATCGACCACGGCCAGGGCGTGCCGGCGGAAAGCGTCGTACGGATGTTCCAGCCGTTCCAACGCCTCGATGACGTCCCGCAGGCAACTGGCGTGGGTCTGGGACTGGCTGTTGCCAAAGGCTTCACCGAGGCGATGGGCGGAACCCTGACCGCGGAAGGGACACCAGCTGGCGGACTGACGATGGTGATCCGGCTGCCCCTCTCTCCCGGGGCGGCATTCCACCAGACTGGGGCCCAAACTGGTGGCCAAACACGGCGTCAGGCGCAGCCAGCCCTCCCGCGGCCGCTGAACACCCAACCCGCGTCCGCGACGGAGGCCACGCAGTGA
- the kdpC gene encoding K(+)-transporting ATPase subunit C yields MNTLTGYLRQAGTALRFLLLAALVLGAAYPLAVFGVGQLIAPYQANGSIIKDRAGAPAASALIVQAPADDAGVQDPRWFHARSSAVKWDPASSSASNLGPNDPKLLDAVTANRSAVAGAEGVDAERVPADAVTASGSGLDPDISPAYARLQVPRVARAQHLSADAVMSLVNKHTSGGLEAFLGQPSVNVTALNIDLAATVQSK; encoded by the coding sequence ACTGCGCTGCGGTTCCTGCTCCTCGCCGCCCTCGTCCTTGGCGCCGCCTACCCGCTGGCCGTCTTTGGCGTCGGGCAGCTGATCGCCCCGTACCAGGCCAACGGGTCCATCATCAAAGACAGGGCGGGAGCCCCGGCAGCGTCTGCCTTGATCGTCCAGGCCCCCGCCGACGACGCCGGCGTCCAGGATCCGCGGTGGTTCCATGCCCGGTCTTCCGCGGTGAAATGGGACCCGGCGTCGTCATCGGCCAGCAACCTCGGTCCCAATGATCCCAAGCTCTTGGACGCCGTCACCGCCAACCGGTCAGCTGTTGCTGGCGCCGAAGGCGTCGACGCGGAACGGGTGCCGGCAGACGCGGTAACTGCCAGCGGCTCGGGTCTGGACCCGGATATCTCCCCCGCCTACGCCCGGCTGCAGGTTCCCCGCGTTGCCAGGGCGCAGCACCTGAGCGCCGATGCGGTGATGTCCCTGGTCAACAAGCACACCAGCGGCGGCTTGGAGGCCTTCCTGGGCCAGCCTTCCGTGAACGTGACTGCCCTCAACATTGATCTCGCTGCCACGGTACAGTCCAAGTGA
- a CDS encoding response regulator produces MNDVLVVDDDPHILKALKITLHAHGYNVVTAPDGDSALRAAAQHSFAVIVLDLGLPDMDGTTVINRLRQWSRVPILVLSARHGSEDKVRALDAGADDYVTKPFGLDELLARLRAVQRRSIQADETPIVSTPAFTVDLAKKRITRNGEDVRLTPTEWGILELLVRNPEKLITQQQLLTEIWGPAYAKEANYLRVYMAQLRRKLEQEAGNPRHFLTEAGIGYRFMP; encoded by the coding sequence GTGAACGACGTGCTTGTGGTCGACGACGATCCCCACATTCTCAAAGCCCTCAAGATCACCCTGCATGCGCACGGATACAACGTTGTGACGGCCCCCGACGGCGATTCCGCACTTAGGGCCGCCGCCCAACACAGCTTCGCCGTCATCGTGCTGGACCTGGGCCTGCCGGACATGGACGGAACGACCGTCATCAACCGTCTCCGGCAATGGAGCCGCGTCCCGATCCTGGTCCTGTCCGCACGGCACGGCTCCGAGGACAAGGTCCGGGCCCTGGATGCCGGAGCCGACGATTACGTCACCAAACCCTTTGGACTGGACGAGCTGCTGGCGCGGCTGCGGGCCGTCCAACGCCGCAGCATCCAGGCCGACGAAACGCCCATCGTATCCACTCCCGCTTTCACTGTGGACCTGGCTAAAAAACGCATCACCCGCAACGGGGAGGATGTTCGGCTGACCCCCACCGAATGGGGCATCCTGGAACTGTTGGTCCGGAACCCCGAGAAGCTCATCACGCAACAGCAGTTGCTCACCGAAATCTGGGGTCCTGCGTATGCCAAGGAAGCCAACTACCTGCGTGTGTATATGGCCCAGCTCCGCCGCAAGCTCGAACAAGAAGCCGGCAACCCCCGCCACTTCCTGACCGAGGCGGGCATCGGATACAGGTTCATGCCCTGA
- a CDS encoding CHRD domain-containing protein produces MAIPTLALGALALSGAPAMAADGSYQSTLGQINGSSASGTVTVDVTGNQAHVVLKVAGLAQTFMDAPYPHVQHIHGGAKGACPAPGADMDGDGVVSTTEGAPSYGGIVTTLSTTGDTSPAAGLDLKVAGQGASYTVDRTFELNAETKAALEAGTAVVVVHGLDPATLSAAGQAAKSDLAPTLPLAATSPALCGTLAVGQMSMPVGGADTGVAQGTSGTDAGTLALGGGLVLAAAAGGVYLVRRRHSGSAA; encoded by the coding sequence ATGGCAATACCCACCCTTGCTCTGGGAGCGCTCGCCCTTTCCGGTGCCCCGGCCATGGCGGCCGACGGGTCATACCAGTCCACACTGGGACAGATCAACGGCAGCTCCGCGTCCGGCACGGTCACCGTCGACGTCACGGGTAACCAGGCGCACGTTGTGCTGAAGGTTGCAGGACTGGCCCAGACCTTTATGGACGCGCCTTACCCGCATGTTCAGCACATCCACGGCGGTGCCAAGGGCGCGTGCCCGGCACCGGGTGCGGATATGGACGGCGACGGTGTGGTCAGCACAACAGAGGGAGCTCCGTCCTATGGCGGCATTGTCACCACGCTCTCCACCACCGGCGATACCAGCCCGGCCGCCGGGCTGGACCTCAAGGTCGCCGGTCAGGGCGCCAGCTACACCGTTGACCGCACGTTCGAATTGAACGCGGAAACTAAGGCTGCCCTGGAAGCCGGAACCGCGGTTGTGGTTGTCCATGGTCTCGACCCGGCCACGCTGAGCGCTGCCGGCCAGGCGGCGAAGAGCGATCTGGCGCCTACCCTGCCGCTGGCAGCAACATCGCCGGCCCTGTGTGGAACCCTGGCTGTCGGTCAAATGTCCATGCCGGTCGGTGGCGCTGACACCGGCGTCGCACAGGGTACCAGCGGAACGGACGCGGGAACGCTCGCGCTGGGTGGTGGCCTTGTGCTTGCAGCCGCCGCCGGCGGGGTTTATCTGGTTCGCCGCCGCCATTCCGGTTCAGCGGCTTAA
- a CDS encoding cupredoxin domain-containing protein produces MKIGNRAWIIVAAAGLAGLTGCSAPAGQAPSQDPPASTSSAAQASPGATTPGSSGASSGPAAPDGETVIKIRDFAYEMPASVAPGATITVINEDTAPHTVTAKDGGAFNAQVAAGQTITFTAPKDAGDYAVICTYHPRMAGTLVVK; encoded by the coding sequence ATGAAAATTGGCAACCGAGCGTGGATCATTGTCGCGGCCGCAGGACTTGCGGGCCTGACCGGATGCTCCGCCCCTGCCGGGCAGGCACCGAGCCAGGATCCGCCTGCCTCCACTTCATCCGCGGCGCAGGCATCGCCGGGTGCAACAACTCCGGGATCATCCGGGGCTTCCTCCGGACCGGCCGCACCGGACGGGGAAACCGTGATCAAAATCCGGGACTTCGCCTATGAGATGCCGGCGTCCGTCGCGCCTGGAGCGACAATCACTGTGATCAACGAGGACACCGCCCCGCACACGGTCACCGCCAAGGACGGTGGGGCGTTTAATGCGCAGGTGGCGGCCGGGCAAACTATAACCTTCACGGCCCCCAAGGACGCTGGCGATTACGCCGTCATCTGCACGTACCATCCCCGGATGGCCGGAACACTGGTCGTGAAATGA
- a CDS encoding metalloregulator ArsR/SmtB family transcription factor, with the protein MVDVFRALDDATRRTVLDELSVRDGQTLFEICSMLTVRHGLSLTRQAISQHLGVLESAGLVVTERRGRSKFHYFNPEPIAEITGRWTARKRIEE; encoded by the coding sequence ATGGTTGATGTCTTCCGAGCACTCGACGATGCGACACGGCGCACAGTCCTTGATGAGTTGTCAGTGCGCGACGGTCAAACCCTGTTTGAGATCTGTTCCATGCTGACGGTGCGGCATGGCCTCAGCCTCACGCGCCAGGCGATCTCACAGCACCTCGGCGTGCTTGAGTCGGCAGGCCTCGTAGTGACGGAGCGGCGCGGACGTTCCAAGTTCCACTACTTTAACCCTGAGCCAATCGCCGAGATTACCGGACGATGGACCGCCAGAAAGAGGATCGAAGAATGA